From a single Candoia aspera isolate rCanAsp1 chromosome 2, rCanAsp1.hap2, whole genome shotgun sequence genomic region:
- the FN3K gene encoding fructosamine-3-kinase, with product MESLLKSELKTTVLKLLGCSRGGYICQGQAYETDGGRIFVKSNNKPQARTMFEGEMASLTAIQQTNSVRVPQPIKVMDLPGGGAAFAMEYLKMKSLNKYSAKLGEQMADLHLYNKENGEKLRKEQQTIGVGRPEPYYVDKFGFYVVTCCGYITQVNEWQNDWPTFFIRHRLQAQMDLIERDYGDREARELWEQLKPKIPEMFCDLEITPALIHGDLWSGNVAEDDYGPIVFDPSCFYGHSEFELASAMMFGGFSSSFFSAYHSKIPKAPGFEKRNNLYKLFNYINHWNHFGTEFRGPSLSVMQRLLK from the exons ATGGAAAGTCTGTTGAAATCTGAACTGAAAACCACCGTTTTGAAGCTCTTGGGGTGCTCAAGAGGAGGGTACATATGCCAAGGACAAGCCTATGAGACCGACGGAGGACGAATATTTGTTAAAAGCAACAACAAGCCCCAG GCTAGGACTATGTTTGAGGGTGAAATGGCAAGTTTAACAGCAATCCAGCAAACCAACAGCGTACGAGTTCCCCAGCCCATTAAAGTGATGGATCTTCCTGGAGGCGGAGCAGCATTTGCTATGGAGTATCTAAAAATGAAAAGCCTCAACAA GTACTCAGCAAAACTTGGAGAACAAATGGCAGATCTTCACCTTTACaataaagaaaatggagaaaaactaAGGAAAGAACAACAAACAATTG GTGTAGGCCGGCCAGAACCTTACTATGTGGATAAATTTGGATTTTATGTAGTCACTTGCTGTGGCTATATAACTCAG gtCAATGAGTGGCAAAATGACTGGCCTACTTTTTTTATTCGACACCGCCTCCAAGCCCAAATGGATTTAATTGAAAGAGATTATGGAGACAGAGAAGCAAGAGAGTTGTGGGAACAGCTAAAG CCAAAGATTCCAGAGATGTTTTGTGACCTGGAAATCACTCCTGCACTCATTCATGGGGACCTGTGGTCAGGAAATGTAGCTGAAGATGACTATGGACCAATTGTCTTTGACCCATCTTGTTTCTATGGCCATTCAGAATTTGAACTTGCAAGTGCTATGATGTTTGGTGGATTTAGTAGCTCTTTCTTCTCTGCTTATCACAGCAAAATCCCTAAGGCTCCAGGCTTTGAAAAACGCAATAATCTTTATAAGTTATTTAACTATATAAACCACTGGAACCATTTTGGTACAGAATTTCGGGGACCTTCTCTGAGTGTAATGCaaagacttttaaaataa